The following proteins come from a genomic window of Corynebacterium falsenii:
- a CDS encoding AMP-dependent synthetase/ligase produces the protein MTTEYTSEALYTIGDNESCLTALRDLGAEHPDTVIFNRPVNFEWVDVTVTDFLEEVYSVAKGLVANGVEAGDRVIIMSGTRYEWTLLDYAIWAAGAVTVPIYPSSSTSQCEWIVENSGATLAVGENDEHCEKLRNFLEDSDRGGDGHLRRVLSFSGGAIDILVNDGQEAGVSSETIEERITNVKSSDVGSIVYTSGTTGRPKGCRLTHANWLSEARAILTHPVGQGAKVGYKKLTFLPLAHVFARAMSHAAVVGGATQTHWGDMGTLVTEFQRSKPDLIVTVPRIFEKVHAGVKSKATESGGIAAKIFLAAEKTAVEYSKASDTPQGPSALLKARHAIADKLVFSKVREAMGGQLKYAVSGGSALNAQISHFFCGAGIPVYEGYGLTETTAAVCTNFAPDNIIGTVGRPMGGVTIRIAEDGEILVKGNVVFDGYWENDEATKEAFTEDGFYRTGDLGRLLPSGHLKITGRKKEILVTAGGKNVSPGPMEDILRSAPLISQAMVVGDDQKFVGALISLDEEAVKKWKASHDVPENTSIRELAKNPVLRSEIQDAVNEANASVSHAEGIKKFRIVHRDFTEERGEVTPSLKLKRFVVNKNFADDIAWIYKGK, from the coding sequence ATGACCACCGAATATACATCTGAAGCGCTCTACACCATCGGAGACAACGAAAGCTGCCTCACTGCTCTTCGCGACCTCGGCGCCGAGCATCCGGACACGGTCATCTTTAACCGCCCGGTGAATTTCGAATGGGTGGATGTGACCGTGACCGACTTCCTCGAGGAGGTCTACTCCGTGGCCAAGGGTCTCGTGGCCAACGGCGTGGAGGCTGGGGACCGCGTGATCATCATGTCGGGCACCCGCTACGAGTGGACCCTGCTGGACTACGCCATCTGGGCGGCCGGAGCCGTGACCGTGCCGATCTACCCGTCCTCCTCCACCAGCCAGTGCGAATGGATCGTGGAAAACTCCGGGGCAACCCTGGCCGTCGGCGAAAACGACGAGCACTGCGAGAAGCTGCGCAACTTCCTCGAAGACTCCGACCGCGGCGGAGACGGCCACCTGCGCCGCGTCCTGAGCTTCAGCGGCGGTGCCATTGACATCCTCGTCAACGACGGGCAGGAAGCAGGCGTGAGCTCCGAAACGATCGAGGAGCGCATCACCAACGTGAAGTCTTCCGACGTGGGCTCCATCGTGTACACCTCGGGCACCACCGGCCGCCCCAAGGGCTGCCGCCTGACCCACGCGAACTGGCTGTCCGAGGCCCGCGCCATCCTCACCCACCCGGTGGGGCAGGGCGCGAAGGTGGGCTACAAGAAGCTCACCTTCCTCCCGCTGGCCCACGTGTTCGCCCGAGCCATGTCTCACGCGGCCGTGGTCGGCGGCGCAACGCAGACCCACTGGGGAGACATGGGCACCCTCGTCACGGAGTTTCAGCGCAGCAAGCCGGACCTCATCGTCACCGTGCCTCGCATCTTCGAAAAGGTCCACGCGGGCGTGAAGTCCAAGGCCACCGAGAGCGGCGGCATCGCCGCCAAGATCTTCCTGGCTGCCGAAAAGACCGCCGTGGAATACTCCAAGGCCAGCGACACCCCACAGGGCCCGAGCGCACTGCTCAAGGCTCGCCACGCCATCGCCGATAAGCTCGTGTTCTCCAAGGTGCGCGAGGCCATGGGTGGACAGCTGAAGTACGCCGTGTCCGGCGGGTCCGCGCTCAACGCGCAGATCTCGCACTTCTTCTGTGGTGCCGGGATCCCGGTGTATGAGGGCTACGGCCTGACCGAGACCACCGCTGCGGTGTGCACCAACTTCGCGCCGGACAACATCATCGGCACGGTGGGTCGCCCCATGGGTGGCGTCACGATCCGCATCGCCGAAGATGGCGAAATCCTGGTCAAGGGCAACGTGGTCTTCGACGGCTACTGGGAAAACGACGAAGCCACCAAGGAAGCATTCACCGAGGACGGCTTCTACCGCACGGGCGACCTGGGCCGGCTGCTGCCGAGCGGCCACCTGAAGATCACCGGGCGCAAGAAGGAGATCCTCGTCACCGCAGGTGGCAAGAATGTCTCTCCCGGACCGATGGAGGACATCCTGCGTTCGGCCCCGCTCATCTCGCAGGCGATGGTGGTCGGCGATGACCAGAAGTTCGTGGGCGCCCTCATTTCCCTCGACGAGGAAGCGGTGAAGAAGTGGAAGGCAAGCCACGACGTGCCGGAGAACACCTCCATCCGCGAGTTGGCGAAGAACCCAGTGCTGCGCAGCGAGAT